One Microvirga lotononidis genomic window carries:
- a CDS encoding GntP family permease, protein MGLIGILVALALLMWLAYRGWSVLMVAPAAALLAALISGEPLLAHWTQTYMGGAARFVAQWFPMFLLGGLFGKLMDDSGSISAIARFLTKQLGVRRTMLAVVLASAVVTYGGVSVFVAFFVLVPMAREMFKAADLPARLMPAAIGLGAFTFTMSVMPGTPSVNNAIPMPYFGTTTFAAPGLSLIASAIIVAFGMWWLGRAEAAARKAGEGYTGGTGTTPVIDEMVREQAAPAGDFDPAELQHGQRAENGPPFVLAVLPLVVVIVTNFLMSLVVFPRLDFSFLSEPRWGGTSFGAVSGVWSVIVALAAANLTVLLVNFRRLPSPRESLDAGANSAALPMLMIASLVGFGAVVAALPAFETVRDAVFAIQGGPLVSLSVAMNVLAGLTGTASGGMAIVLNAFGGDFMRLASEHNIDPELMHRITTMSAGTLDALPHNGTVLLLLQISGLTHGESYLDMVMTVIVSCIIALVAVLVLGSVFGSF, encoded by the coding sequence ATGGGTCTCATCGGGATATTGGTCGCACTCGCGCTGCTCATGTGGCTGGCCTACCGGGGATGGAGCGTCCTCATGGTTGCCCCGGCCGCGGCACTTCTGGCTGCCCTGATCTCCGGTGAGCCGCTGCTTGCCCATTGGACGCAGACCTACATGGGCGGGGCTGCACGGTTTGTCGCGCAATGGTTTCCGATGTTCCTGCTCGGCGGTCTGTTCGGCAAGCTCATGGACGACAGCGGTTCGATCAGCGCGATCGCGCGCTTCCTGACCAAGCAGTTGGGGGTGCGCCGGACGATGCTTGCGGTCGTGCTCGCCTCGGCCGTCGTCACCTATGGAGGTGTCAGCGTCTTCGTCGCCTTCTTCGTTCTTGTACCGATGGCGCGGGAGATGTTCAAGGCCGCGGACCTCCCGGCCCGCCTGATGCCAGCGGCCATCGGGCTTGGTGCCTTCACGTTCACCATGTCGGTGATGCCGGGAACCCCCTCGGTCAACAACGCCATTCCGATGCCTTACTTCGGCACGACGACCTTCGCGGCCCCTGGGCTGAGCCTCATAGCGTCGGCGATCATCGTCGCCTTTGGCATGTGGTGGCTCGGCCGGGCCGAGGCCGCCGCGCGCAAGGCTGGTGAAGGCTACACCGGCGGGACGGGAACCACTCCTGTCATTGACGAGATGGTTCGCGAGCAGGCGGCGCCGGCGGGCGACTTCGACCCGGCCGAGTTGCAGCATGGCCAGCGGGCCGAGAACGGGCCGCCCTTCGTCCTGGCCGTGCTGCCCCTCGTCGTCGTCATCGTCACGAACTTCCTGATGTCGCTTGTCGTGTTCCCGCGCCTCGACTTCTCGTTCCTGTCCGAGCCCCGGTGGGGCGGGACGTCCTTCGGGGCCGTGAGCGGCGTCTGGTCGGTCATCGTTGCCTTGGCGGCCGCAAACCTGACTGTCCTTCTCGTCAACTTCCGGCGCCTGCCATCCCCCCGCGAAAGCCTGGACGCCGGCGCGAACTCCGCGGCCTTGCCGATGCTGATGATCGCCAGTCTCGTCGGCTTCGGTGCGGTCGTTGCTGCACTACCGGCGTTCGAGACGGTTCGCGATGCGGTCTTCGCGATCCAGGGAGGACCGCTGGTCTCGCTTTCCGTCGCGATGAATGTGCTGGCGGGATTGACCGGTACCGCGTCCGGCGGGATGGCAATCGTTCTCAATGCTTTCGGCGGCGACTTCATGCGCCTTGCCAGTGAGCACAACATCGATCCCGAATTGATGCACCGGATCACGACGATGAGCGCTGGAACGCTGGACGCCCTTCCCCACAACGGCACGGTGTTACTGCTCCTTCAAATCAGCGGCCTGACCCACGGTGAAAGCTATCTGGACATGGTGATGACCGTGATCGTCAGTTGCATCATCGCCCTTGTCGCCGTCCTGGTGCTGGGCTCGGTTTTCGGGTCGTTCTGA
- a CDS encoding GCG_CRPN prefix-to-repeats domain-containing protein: MKPLRLITFAALLLGAWLGMVSLEQGRIGFAPAAAAQGCGPGFHRGPYGNCRPNYYRGYYAAPRYYYRGGYYGRRYYGYRRPYYGRPYYGYPRAYYRRRY, encoded by the coding sequence ATGAAACCGCTGAGACTGATAACGTTTGCTGCCCTTTTGCTCGGTGCCTGGCTCGGGATGGTCTCACTGGAGCAGGGTAGGATCGGCTTCGCGCCCGCCGCGGCAGCGCAGGGCTGCGGCCCTGGCTTTCACCGGGGACCCTATGGCAACTGTCGACCGAACTACTATCGCGGCTATTATGCTGCGCCCCGCTACTACTACCGTGGCGGCTACTACGGGCGGCGATACTATGGCTATCGTCGCCCCTATTACGGGCGCCCATACTACGGCTATCCTAGGGCTTATTACCGTCGGCGGTATTAG
- a CDS encoding WGR domain-containing protein codes for MPDARSPIKHHLVLYRREPEQGRTRFFSLMIERDLFGPIRLVRNEGFVGSKGQEKVENFSSESQALDALEGWARAQRHKGYTDL; via the coding sequence ATGCCTGACGCCCGGTCACCCATCAAGCACCACCTGGTGCTTTATCGGCGCGAGCCGGAGCAGGGCAGGACGCGGTTCTTCAGCCTGATGATCGAACGGGACCTGTTCGGCCCGATCCGGCTGGTGCGCAACGAGGGTTTCGTGGGGTCGAAGGGCCAGGAAAAGGTCGAGAACTTCTCCAGTGAGAGCCAAGCCTTGGACGCGCTGGAAGGCTGGGCAAGAGCCCAGCGCCACAAGGGTTATACCGATCTCTGA
- a CDS encoding GcrA family cell cycle regulator, producing MPEIREPSPQTRTTLFKLQTRQCRFIVSDEHFKAIFCGSETQEGSSWCPWHRRLVYARTPMAGSGAGKPPG from the coding sequence ATGCCTGAGATCAGAGAGCCGTCACCGCAGACCCGAACCACGCTGTTTAAACTTCAGACGCGGCAGTGCCGTTTCATCGTCTCGGACGAGCATTTCAAAGCAATCTTCTGCGGAAGTGAGACGCAGGAGGGCTCAAGCTGGTGCCCGTGGCACCGGCGTCTGGTCTACGCGCGGACACCCATGGCGGGATCAGGTGCTGGAAAACCCCCTGGGTAA
- a CDS encoding integration host factor subunit alpha, producing the protein MVGKTISRTDLAKVVCNTVSLSRAASAELVGQVLGAIGDALVSGESVKLSGFGLLNVRQKSGRIGRNPKTGETVPVEPSRTLTFSASPLLKSRINGGTSRSHSRRRKGPFVLAQAATE; encoded by the coding sequence ATGGTGGGCAAGACGATCTCCCGGACCGATCTGGCCAAGGTGGTTTGCAACACGGTGAGCCTCTCCCGAGCCGCATCCGCGGAGTTGGTCGGGCAGGTTCTTGGGGCCATCGGAGATGCGCTTGTATCGGGTGAGAGCGTGAAGCTGTCGGGCTTTGGCCTCTTGAATGTGCGCCAAAAGAGCGGTCGGATCGGGCGCAATCCCAAGACAGGCGAGACAGTACCGGTCGAGCCCAGTCGAACTCTGACCTTCAGCGCCTCACCGCTTCTGAAGTCCCGGATCAACGGCGGCACATCCCGATCCCACTCAAGGCGGCGGAAAGGGCCCTTTGTGTTAGCTCAAGCGGCAACAGAGTAG
- a CDS encoding nucleoside hydrolase: MKQVIIDTDPGSDDGVAILTALGSPLIEVLGVCAVAGNVPLHHTVRNVRKILELAERQDVKAFTGAEAPLTRSLFTAEYVHGKTGFDGYDLPEPTMPIQPQHAADFIIQEVMSRPPKSITICALGPLTNIAMVLERDGRIAERIEQIVWMGGALSEGGNVTPAAEFNCYSVAA, from the coding sequence ATGAAGCAGGTTATCATCGACACTGACCCTGGCTCAGATGACGGGGTCGCCATCTTGACGGCCTTGGGCTCTCCTCTGATCGAAGTCCTCGGAGTCTGCGCTGTCGCCGGCAACGTTCCCCTTCATCATACTGTCCGAAATGTTCGCAAGATCCTGGAGCTTGCCGAGCGTCAGGACGTCAAGGCATTCACCGGAGCCGAGGCTCCTCTGACGCGTTCTCTGTTCACGGCTGAGTACGTGCACGGCAAGACAGGATTCGACGGATACGATCTGCCGGAACCAACGATGCCTATTCAGCCTCAGCATGCGGCTGACTTCATCATTCAAGAGGTCATGAGCCGGCCACCGAAGTCCATAACGATCTGTGCCCTTGGCCCCTTGACGAATATAGCAATGGTCCTGGAGCGGGACGGACGCATAGCCGAGCGAATCGAACAGATCGTCTGGATGGGCGGTGCTTTGTCGGAAGGCGGCAATGTGACTCCTGCAGCCGAGTTCAACTGCTACTCTGTTGCCGCTTGA